From Streptosporangium album, the proteins below share one genomic window:
- a CDS encoding pyridoxamine 5'-phosphate oxidase family protein, which produces MATEVMSFAAIQDEFNAYIGDIVYATMTTVDRKGRPRARVLIPVWEIAGGRPVGWLATYKTPVKAAHLAGNPHTTFSYWTPRQNAVSIDTVAEWIDDLEIKQHVWDLYRTTSPAGAGYDLGSFWHGGPADPELHMLRLEPWRVQVIRGADLRSRLWKAGDTT; this is translated from the coding sequence ATGGCCACCGAAGTGATGTCGTTCGCCGCGATCCAGGACGAGTTCAACGCCTACATCGGCGACATCGTCTACGCCACCATGACCACCGTCGACAGGAAAGGCCGCCCCCGGGCACGGGTGCTGATCCCGGTCTGGGAGATCGCCGGAGGCCGCCCCGTCGGCTGGCTGGCCACCTACAAGACGCCTGTCAAGGCGGCGCACCTGGCTGGTAATCCCCACACCACCTTCTCCTACTGGACGCCACGGCAGAACGCCGTCAGCATCGACACCGTCGCCGAATGGATCGACGACCTGGAGATCAAGCAGCATGTGTGGGATCTCTACCGCACGACCAGCCCGGCAGGGGCCGGATACGACCTGGGCAGCTTCTGGCACGGGGGTCCCGCCGATCCCGAGCTGCACATGCTCCGCCTGGAGCCCTGGCGTGTCCAGGTCATCCGGGGCGCCGACCTGCGCAGCAGGCTCTGGAAAGCCGGGGACACCACCTGA
- a CDS encoding MFS transporter → MSTSSGRMDGRAWGVLFVLCGAIFLEGIDVAMLNVALPSIRADLGLSTGMLSGVVSAYVLGYGGFMLLGGRTADLLGRRRMFLFWLTVFLVFSGLGGFATEGWMLLAARFVTGVAAAFMAPAGLALVTGNFPEGPQRTKVLGVYAGTAAGGFSLGLVAGGLLASFGWRWVFFAPVILSAMILLAAIPLLKDPDAQERPAGGFDLAGAFSITGAMLLLVYGVVRLEHPGNDWAGTVGVFAAGLALLAAFIVIERRSANPLVRLGILRSGPLVRANLGALLFLASFAGFQFLVTLYLQELRGWSTLQTGLAMLVIGIDTVLAPTLTPRLVNRFGNVPVLFGGMLLAALSYLLFLPVGMDWAYTAMLPTMLLLGLAFSLAYGPLTMAATDGVDEHEHGLAGGLLYTAMQFGTALGLSAVTAVNVAALGDGVSPEAGLDALRTALVVPVAAGVLGAVITAFGLRARKASGIAEPVPVDTSA, encoded by the coding sequence ATGTCCACATCGAGCGGCCGCATGGACGGACGCGCTTGGGGGGTGTTGTTCGTACTGTGCGGAGCGATCTTCCTGGAGGGGATCGACGTGGCGATGCTGAACGTGGCATTGCCGTCGATCCGGGCCGACCTGGGCCTGTCCACCGGGATGCTCAGTGGTGTGGTCAGCGCCTACGTGCTCGGCTACGGCGGGTTCATGTTGCTGGGCGGCCGTACCGCCGACCTGCTGGGCCGCCGCCGGATGTTCCTGTTCTGGCTGACCGTCTTCCTGGTCTTCTCCGGCCTGGGCGGGTTCGCCACCGAGGGCTGGATGCTGCTGGCCGCCCGGTTCGTCACCGGAGTCGCAGCCGCGTTCATGGCCCCCGCCGGGTTGGCGCTCGTCACCGGCAACTTTCCCGAAGGCCCGCAGCGCACCAAGGTCCTGGGGGTCTACGCCGGAACGGCGGCGGGCGGCTTCTCGCTCGGCCTGGTCGCCGGTGGCCTGCTGGCCTCGTTCGGCTGGAGGTGGGTGTTCTTCGCCCCGGTCATCCTGTCGGCGATGATCCTGCTGGCCGCCATCCCCCTCCTCAAGGATCCGGACGCTCAGGAGCGCCCGGCGGGCGGCTTCGACCTGGCCGGCGCCTTCAGCATCACCGGTGCGATGCTGCTGCTGGTATACGGAGTGGTCCGCCTGGAGCACCCCGGCAACGACTGGGCCGGCACGGTCGGTGTGTTCGCTGCGGGCCTGGCACTGCTGGCCGCCTTCATCGTGATCGAGCGGCGGTCGGCCAACCCACTGGTGCGGCTGGGCATCCTGCGCTCAGGACCCCTTGTGCGCGCCAACCTGGGAGCGCTGTTGTTCCTCGCCTCCTTCGCCGGCTTTCAGTTCCTGGTCACCTTGTACCTACAGGAGCTACGCGGCTGGAGCACGTTGCAGACGGGTCTGGCCATGCTGGTGATCGGCATCGACACGGTCCTCGCCCCGACGCTGACACCGCGGCTGGTGAACCGGTTCGGAAATGTCCCGGTGCTGTTCGGCGGAATGCTCCTGGCGGCCCTGTCCTACCTTCTGTTCCTGCCCGTCGGGATGGACTGGGCCTATACCGCCATGCTGCCGACCATGCTCCTGCTGGGGCTGGCCTTCTCCCTGGCCTACGGCCCGCTGACCATGGCCGCCACCGATGGCGTCGACGAACACGAGCACGGCCTGGCCGGCGGCCTGTTGTACACCGCGATGCAGTTCGGCACCGCCCTCGGCCTGTCGGCGGTGACCGCCGTCAACGTCGCGGCGCTCGGCGACGGCGTCTCACCGGAAGCGGGGCTGGACGCGCTCAGGACCGCTCTCGTCGTCCCGGTCGCCGCCGGAGTCCTCGGCGCGGTCATCACCGCGTTCGGCCTGCGCGCCCGTAAGGCGTCCGGGATCGCTGAACCCGTCCCCGTCGATACCTCGGCCTGA
- a CDS encoding winged helix-turn-helix transcriptional regulator, with translation MEDGTSKSPGYCGDTGGDYDVLQWDTREDCEVRQILDRVADKWSLLVIALLDQRSLRFTELRRTIDGISQRMLARTLRHLERDGLVSRTVHPTVPPRVDYELTALGATLHHTIRALVTWTEEHQNEIAAARSAYDVRVAVEQETVEREAAEREAIARDALTGRR, from the coding sequence ATGGAAGACGGCACTTCAAAGTCCCCCGGTTACTGCGGGGATACCGGCGGCGACTACGACGTTCTCCAGTGGGACACACGGGAGGACTGCGAGGTCCGGCAGATCCTCGACCGGGTCGCCGACAAGTGGTCGCTGCTGGTCATCGCCCTGCTCGATCAGCGCAGCCTGCGCTTCACCGAGCTGCGCCGGACGATCGACGGGATCAGCCAGCGGATGCTCGCCCGGACCCTGCGCCATCTGGAGCGCGACGGCCTGGTGAGCCGCACCGTGCATCCGACCGTGCCACCGCGCGTGGACTACGAGCTCACGGCCCTGGGTGCGACCCTGCACCACACCATCCGTGCGCTGGTCACCTGGACCGAGGAGCACCAGAACGAGATCGCCGCCGCCCGTTCGGCGTACGACGTCCGCGTGGCGGTCGAGCAGGAGACCGTGGAGCGGGAGGCCGCTGAGCGGGAGGCCATCGCCCGGGACGCCCTCACGGGCAGGCGCTGA
- a CDS encoding transposase family protein, translating into MSPSSLTSSPPAATLDQLTDLALWESELTADPVVVESALMRRLAAVPERRSACGLRHPLVVILTLTACATLVVGGDSVAAIRQWAARTSQAVLERLGAYHDPFTGLFIVPSERTFRRVLADLDADALDTAISGYVAEVVRQVAPVPPIPDTPGRSSASSGAQPSDRTPIPPRPGYCPAPPSMARPVAAPGPSRAGGSS; encoded by the coding sequence GTGTCCCCATCTTCCCTGACCAGCTCTCCTCCCGCCGCTACTCTTGACCAGCTCACCGACCTGGCATTGTGGGAATCCGAACTGACGGCTGATCCGGTCGTGGTGGAATCAGCGTTGATGCGCCGGTTGGCGGCCGTACCTGAGCGGCGCTCAGCCTGCGGGCTGCGGCATCCGCTGGTGGTCATCTTGACGTTGACGGCGTGCGCAACGCTCGTGGTCGGCGGCGACAGCGTCGCGGCGATCCGGCAGTGGGCCGCCAGGACCTCGCAAGCAGTGCTGGAGCGGCTGGGCGCCTACCACGATCCGTTCACCGGCCTGTTCATCGTGCCCAGCGAGCGGACCTTCCGTCGGGTCCTCGCCGACCTGGACGCCGACGCGCTGGACACGGCGATCAGCGGTTATGTGGCCGAGGTGGTCCGTCAAGTGGCGCCGGTGCCGCCGATTCCCGACACCCCGGGCCGGTCGAGCGCGAGCAGCGGCGCGCAGCCCAGCGACAGGACACCCATCCCGCCCCGGCCGGGCTACTGCCCGGCGCCGCCCTCGATGGCAAGGCCTGTCGCGGCGCCCGGACCGAGCAGGGCGGGCGGGTCTTCCTGA